One Pseudoalteromonas sp. UG3-2 DNA window includes the following coding sequences:
- a CDS encoding diacylglycerol kinase family protein: MKMLKYYLLATVLLAVLTFYSIGSWLMLPLAWFTLSLGLVTFAYATNNPGIFRKHGTGKIPWYSTWLFWPYLGGSHLYNAIERGRDVVDAFQPLTEDLFVACRLFPSDVDMLKAEGIEAILDVTAEFDGLNWSAEQQQLHYLNIPVLDHQTPTPEQLAHGMAWIAAQHELGRKVVVHCALGRGRSVFFCTAYLLATHPEYNVRQALEKIQNRRETARLNKQQLKGLTKLHQSENFTHADDAVLVINPVAGGGKWAQHENEIIGILSERYKLHIYFTEADTDVAALAKEKLAQHQAKVVIAGGGDGTLADVAHGINEQAVLFGILPLGTANSLATVLLGPMSKVEPVERACEAILAGKSKSIDIMDCNGQTALLVMAVGFGHEMIEHADREEKNSSGQLAYLRGLWQAVSENKPLQVDVELDGEAIDTVECVSLVVANAAPKTTLLAQGEGEPIYDDGKLDITILPYDAENNQSLSVTELILPKGMIKSDKVVTHQCQQLKLTFKQQQHFALDGEVMSAKSIEICNQMHALKVLVPA, from the coding sequence ATGAAAATGCTCAAGTACTATCTACTCGCCACGGTTTTATTGGCGGTGTTAACCTTTTACAGTATTGGCTCGTGGTTAATGCTGCCTCTCGCTTGGTTTACCCTGTCATTGGGGCTGGTCACTTTTGCTTACGCAACAAACAATCCGGGCATTTTTAGAAAACATGGCACGGGGAAAATCCCTTGGTATAGCACCTGGTTGTTTTGGCCCTACTTAGGCGGGTCGCATTTGTATAATGCCATTGAACGAGGCCGTGATGTAGTGGATGCATTTCAACCGCTTACGGAAGACTTATTTGTTGCTTGCCGCTTGTTCCCAAGTGATGTTGATATGTTAAAGGCGGAAGGCATTGAGGCTATTTTGGATGTCACCGCCGAATTTGATGGTCTGAACTGGTCAGCAGAGCAACAGCAGCTGCATTATCTCAATATCCCAGTCTTGGATCACCAAACACCAACCCCAGAGCAGCTAGCCCATGGCATGGCGTGGATTGCGGCGCAGCATGAACTAGGGCGTAAAGTTGTGGTGCACTGTGCTTTAGGGCGTGGTCGCTCGGTGTTCTTTTGCACGGCCTACTTATTGGCTACTCACCCTGAGTATAACGTTCGCCAAGCGCTGGAGAAAATTCAAAACCGTCGCGAAACAGCCAGATTAAATAAGCAGCAGTTAAAAGGGTTAACGAAATTACATCAAAGCGAAAACTTTACCCATGCTGATGACGCGGTGTTAGTCATCAATCCTGTGGCGGGTGGCGGTAAATGGGCACAACACGAAAATGAAATTATTGGTATTCTCAGCGAGCGGTATAAGTTGCATATTTATTTTACTGAAGCCGATACCGATGTTGCGGCACTCGCAAAAGAAAAGTTAGCGCAGCATCAAGCAAAAGTCGTGATTGCTGGTGGTGGCGATGGCACCTTGGCCGATGTCGCCCATGGCATCAATGAGCAAGCCGTCTTGTTTGGTATTTTACCATTAGGTACCGCCAACTCGTTAGCCACGGTATTGCTTGGACCGATGTCAAAGGTAGAGCCTGTAGAGCGTGCATGTGAAGCCATTTTAGCAGGTAAAAGTAAGTCCATTGATATTATGGACTGCAATGGCCAAACCGCCTTACTGGTGATGGCCGTTGGTTTTGGTCATGAAATGATTGAGCACGCAGATCGCGAAGAAAAGAACAGCTCTGGGCAGTTAGCCTATTTACGTGGCTTATGGCAGGCCGTAAGTGAAAACAAACCACTGCAAGTGGATGTCGAACTTGATGGCGAAGCCATTGACACTGTTGAATGCGTCAGCCTGGTGGTTGCCAATGCAGCTCCTAAAACCACTTTATTAGCACAAGGAGAAGGCGAACCTATTTATGATGACGGTAAATTAGACATTACTATTTTGCCCTATGATGCTGAAAACAATCAAAGCCTATCCGTTACTGAGCTTATCTTACCCAAAGGGATGATAAAATCTGATAAAGTAGTCACTCATCAATGTCAGCAATTAAAGCTAACGTTTAAGCAGCAGCAACACTTTGCCCTTGATGGTGAGGTCATGAGCGCTAAAAGCATTGAAATCTGTAATCAAATGCATGCATTGAAAGTGCTGGTACCGGCTTAG
- the smrA gene encoding DNA endonuclease SmrA, giving the protein MAMTDEELFLASMGDVTPLAQDSKAELQRKKTEPTLAQLAKRQAAEQELEFDANYLSTEYVELLDPYDLLSFKKSGVQEGVFKNLRLGKYQIDATLDLHGKPFLEARKALFDFIVDCHSRSIRVLLLRHGIGLKSKPFPAVLKSYSNKWLQEMPQVLAFHSALSCHGGSGSTYVLLRKSEEKKHENRERHAKR; this is encoded by the coding sequence ATGGCCATGACCGACGAAGAGTTATTTTTAGCCTCAATGGGCGACGTTACCCCCCTAGCCCAAGACAGCAAAGCAGAACTGCAAAGAAAAAAAACCGAGCCTACGCTCGCACAGTTGGCCAAGCGCCAAGCCGCTGAGCAAGAGCTGGAATTCGATGCCAATTACCTATCAACCGAATACGTTGAGCTACTCGACCCATATGACTTGCTGTCTTTTAAGAAAAGTGGCGTGCAAGAGGGAGTATTCAAAAACCTACGGCTTGGTAAATATCAAATTGACGCCACCTTAGACCTACATGGCAAACCCTTTTTAGAGGCACGCAAGGCGTTGTTCGACTTTATTGTAGACTGCCACAGTCGCAGTATTCGGGTATTGCTGCTGCGCCATGGTATTGGACTAAAGAGCAAGCCCTTTCCTGCGGTACTAAAAAGCTATAGCAACAAGTGGCTGCAGGAAATGCCCCAAGTACTGGCTTTTCATTCAGCACTGAGTTGTCACGGTGGTAGTGGCTCTACCTATGTATTATTAAGAAAAAGCGAAGAAAAGAAACATGAAAACCGCGAGCGCCATGCCAAGCGCTGA
- a CDS encoding 2-hydroxyacid dehydrogenase codes for MALLVCVCNRNNDKLMAALRAALPQETILEWPLQDEEMLTQVEFILAWNAPSSLWPKCPNLKVVHSFGAGVDGIPVNLLPEHVEVARIVDPCLADDMAQYVLGHILNHKLRVQQYRQQQSEQVWRPKRARPGHCVGIMGMGQLGQAVAAQLLSNKFTLKGWSRSEKSIAGVDHYHGRDALLAFLSDLDYLVCLLPLTADTRGMLNAEVFAALPEHSVIINVARGAHLDEAALLRALDQGCLGGAVLDVFAKEPLPEQSPLWRHPKVTITPHVAALTSLSTATEQIVINYERMKRQQALRHVIDKSAGY; via the coding sequence ATGGCGTTACTGGTATGTGTTTGCAATCGCAATAATGACAAATTAATGGCAGCTTTGCGCGCCGCTTTACCGCAAGAAACCATTTTGGAATGGCCGTTGCAGGATGAGGAAATGCTCACTCAAGTTGAGTTTATTTTGGCGTGGAATGCGCCCTCGTCACTGTGGCCAAAGTGTCCCAACTTAAAAGTGGTGCATTCATTTGGGGCTGGGGTGGATGGCATTCCAGTTAATCTATTGCCAGAGCATGTCGAAGTGGCTCGGATAGTTGACCCGTGTTTAGCTGACGATATGGCGCAGTACGTTTTGGGTCATATTTTAAATCATAAACTGCGAGTGCAGCAGTATCGTCAGCAGCAATCAGAGCAAGTGTGGCGACCAAAGCGAGCAAGGCCTGGGCATTGTGTCGGGATTATGGGCATGGGCCAGCTCGGCCAAGCCGTTGCGGCACAATTACTAAGCAATAAATTTACCCTTAAGGGCTGGTCACGCAGTGAGAAAAGTATTGCTGGGGTAGATCATTACCATGGCCGCGATGCTTTGCTTGCTTTTTTGTCTGATCTTGATTACTTGGTCTGTCTATTGCCGTTAACAGCAGATACTCGTGGCATGTTAAATGCTGAAGTGTTTGCCGCACTGCCAGAACATAGCGTGATCATTAATGTTGCCAGAGGAGCTCACCTCGATGAAGCGGCACTGTTGCGTGCGTTGGATCAGGGCTGTCTTGGTGGCGCGGTATTGGATGTCTTTGCAAAGGAGCCGTTACCTGAACAGAGCCCCTTGTGGCGTCACCCCAAAGTAACCATAACCCCCCACGTTGCCGCACTGACCAGTTTGAGTACTGCCACAGAGCAAATTGTCATAAATTACGAGCGAATGAAGCGGCAACAAGCCTTGCGCCACGTCATTGATAAAAGCGCCGGATATTAA
- a CDS encoding lysophospholipid acyltransferase family protein, with amino-acid sequence MISVDKVIEANLPQLENSPKVKGLVKKGLGYLLHEQEFVAFADTYPHLQGLEFVEQVLDELDFDARFKPKQIEHIPSEGPVVIVANHPIGSLDALALIKVLAQVRPDLKVVANRMLMSVTPMHPLLLPVDNLSSASKKQELANIHKHLKSEGALLIFPAGEVSRLGPTGIKDCKWNSGFLRMAKKANCPILPIYIKAKNSPLFYGTSMIYKPLASLLLVKEMFKQRQKSLEFEIGASIPPESYLIDNLKDKEIVALIRKQLYRLASKKTLPLKTQTPIAVPECRKALKSAIEQCECIGETPDGMHIYVYQYTGSSVIFRELGRMREIAFRAVGEGSGHRRDIDKYDMHYHHLLLWDAKQLELVGAYRLASAKQVIAEHGQAGLYTDSLFSYSDAMTPYFERGIELGRSFVQPKYWGRKSLDYLWYGIGAFVKRYPEHRYLFGAVSLSNALPDEAKAMLVYHYQHYFSNLQGLATPNNEMKLSKDQLTRFKQRFQGDDVKEDFAELKHILAHMGAQVPTLFKQYTELCEEQGVNFLSFSIDPDFNNCIDGLVLVDLAKLKPQKAKRYLGENRFN; translated from the coding sequence ATGATTAGTGTAGATAAAGTCATTGAAGCAAATCTTCCACAACTTGAAAACTCTCCCAAGGTAAAAGGCTTAGTTAAAAAGGGCTTGGGTTATCTTTTGCACGAACAAGAGTTTGTCGCTTTTGCCGATACCTACCCCCATTTACAAGGGCTCGAATTCGTTGAACAAGTGTTAGACGAACTGGACTTTGATGCCCGCTTTAAGCCCAAACAAATCGAGCACATTCCCAGCGAAGGGCCGGTGGTGATTGTGGCGAACCACCCGATTGGCTCGCTGGATGCATTAGCGCTCATAAAAGTCCTGGCGCAAGTGCGCCCAGATTTAAAAGTGGTCGCTAATCGCATGCTGATGTCGGTCACCCCAATGCATCCTTTATTATTGCCGGTTGATAACCTCTCAAGCGCCAGTAAAAAACAAGAATTAGCCAATATCCATAAGCATTTAAAATCCGAAGGCGCGCTATTGATATTTCCGGCTGGTGAGGTGTCGCGACTCGGGCCCACAGGGATTAAAGATTGTAAATGGAACTCTGGTTTTTTAAGAATGGCCAAAAAAGCCAACTGCCCTATTTTGCCCATTTACATTAAAGCCAAAAATAGCCCGCTGTTTTATGGCACCAGTATGATTTATAAACCTTTGGCTAGCTTGCTGCTGGTAAAAGAGATGTTTAAACAACGGCAAAAGTCGCTGGAATTTGAAATCGGCGCCAGCATTCCGCCAGAGTCGTATTTAATTGACAATCTTAAAGACAAAGAGATTGTGGCGCTGATCAGAAAACAGCTATACCGCCTGGCCAGTAAAAAAACACTGCCGCTAAAAACGCAGACGCCCATCGCCGTGCCCGAATGCCGCAAAGCCTTAAAAAGTGCCATCGAGCAGTGTGAGTGCATTGGTGAAACGCCAGATGGTATGCATATATATGTTTATCAATACACTGGCAGTTCGGTGATTTTTCGTGAGCTGGGCCGAATGAGAGAAATTGCTTTTCGGGCTGTCGGTGAAGGCAGCGGCCATCGCCGTGACATAGATAAGTACGATATGCATTACCATCACCTATTGCTATGGGATGCTAAACAGCTTGAGCTAGTTGGAGCTTATCGCCTGGCCAGTGCCAAACAGGTTATTGCTGAGCACGGTCAAGCCGGACTGTATACCGACAGTTTATTTAGCTACAGCGATGCCATGACGCCCTATTTTGAGCGTGGTATAGAGTTAGGCCGCAGCTTTGTGCAACCCAAGTATTGGGGACGCAAAAGCCTCGACTACTTGTGGTATGGCATTGGCGCCTTTGTAAAACGCTACCCAGAGCACCGTTACCTGTTTGGCGCTGTAAGCCTCTCTAATGCCTTACCTGATGAAGCAAAAGCCATGTTGGTGTACCACTACCAGCACTATTTTTCTAACTTACAGGGCCTGGCCACACCAAACAATGAAATGAAGCTCAGTAAGGATCAACTGACACGGTTTAAACAACGCTTTCAGGGCGACGACGTAAAAGAAGACTTTGCCGAGCTGAAGCACATTCTCGCTCACATGGGCGCTCAAGTGCCGACCCTATTTAAGCAATACACTGAATTGTGTGAGGAGCAAGGCGTTAACTTTTTAAGCTTTAGTATCGACCCAGACTTTAATAACTGTATTGATGGCTTGGTGTTAGTTGACCTAGCTAAACTCAAACCGCAAAAAGCGAAGCGCTATTTAGGTGAAAACCGCTTTAATTAG
- a CDS encoding TlpA family protein disulfide reductase, translated as MLKLIGQIAIIAMVFFAVSSYQQRNMLPDSGEQTAPFFHLPVHNSKQTFSSTQLKGQQTVIYFFAPWCSVCRLSMPNIDKLYQQGKVNAVAIALDYSSTQAVTDFVADLELAMPVLMGNRTTAQHYKVSGFPTYYVIDEEMKITQRAIGYSTELGIRARL; from the coding sequence ATGCTCAAGCTTATTGGTCAAATTGCTATTATTGCCATGGTGTTTTTCGCGGTGTCCAGCTATCAGCAACGGAACATGCTGCCGGACTCAGGAGAACAAACCGCCCCCTTTTTTCATCTCCCTGTGCATAACAGTAAGCAAACTTTTTCCTCTACTCAGTTAAAAGGTCAACAAACGGTCATCTACTTCTTTGCCCCATGGTGCAGCGTTTGTCGTCTCAGCATGCCTAACATCGATAAGCTTTATCAACAGGGCAAAGTGAATGCGGTTGCCATCGCCTTAGATTACAGCTCAACACAAGCCGTAACCGATTTTGTTGCCGATTTAGAGCTCGCCATGCCAGTCTTAATGGGTAACCGCACCACAGCACAACACTACAAAGTAAGCGGATTTCCTACCTATTACGTTATAGATGAAGAGATGAAGATCACTCAGCGCGCCATAGGCTATTCAACAGAGCTTGGGATCCGGGCACGATTGTAG
- a CDS encoding peptidylprolyl isomerase, translating to MPKACAYHILVKTEKECLAIKAKLAKGGDFGKLAKQHSTCPSKKRGGDLGEFNKGDMVKAFDDVVFKKPLFEVHGPVKTKFGYHLIKTVYRS from the coding sequence ATGCCCAAGGCTTGCGCGTACCATATTTTGGTAAAAACCGAAAAAGAATGTTTAGCCATTAAAGCGAAACTTGCCAAAGGCGGTGATTTTGGCAAGCTGGCGAAGCAGCACTCTACATGCCCCTCGAAAAAACGCGGTGGCGATCTTGGTGAATTTAACAAAGGCGACATGGTCAAAGCTTTCGACGATGTGGTGTTTAAAAAGCCACTGTTCGAGGTGCATGGTCCGGTGAAAACTAAGTTTGGCTATCACCTAATAAAAACGGTCTATCGTAGCTAA
- a CDS encoding GrxA family glutaredoxin, with protein sequence MFTVIFGRDGCPFCVRAKEVAERLKTERDDFNYRYVDIIKEGVSKADLEQSAGKPCPTVPQIFIDQDHIGGFTEFEAYAKANLGLYQ encoded by the coding sequence ATGTTTACTGTAATTTTTGGCCGAGATGGCTGCCCATTTTGCGTTCGTGCTAAAGAAGTTGCTGAACGTCTAAAGACAGAACGTGATGACTTTAATTACCGCTATGTTGATATCATTAAAGAAGGGGTGTCGAAAGCGGACCTAGAGCAATCGGCTGGCAAACCTTGCCCAACTGTGCCACAAATTTTTATCGACCAAGATCACATTGGCGGTTTTACCGAATTTGAAGCCTACGCAAAAGCCAATCTAGGCCTTTACCAGTAA
- a CDS encoding DEAD/DEAH box helicase: MSEPVTFESLDLSPAILKAVEEQGYKTPSEIQAQCIPLLLERKDVLGLAQTGTGKTAAFALPLLNQIDASVKQPQILVLTPTRELAIQVAEAFQQYAKYTKGVEVLALYGGQSYGIQLSALRRGAQIIVATPGRLIDHINRKTIDLSGLNALVLDEADEMLRMGFIDDVESIMEKTPEEKQTCLFSATMPKQIQSICNKYLDNAEQVKITPRNSTVSTIEQVYWRATAHKNKAIVRFLEAEDYDGAIVFVRTRNDTVQLAELLEREGFSAAPLNGDMNQQARERTVDRLKNGLLDIVIATDVAARGLDVERLSLVVNYDIPQDSEAYVHRIGRTGRAGRQGKAILFVKNNERYLLKNIMRHTRSDIAQVELPSAKIVEEKRIGALETKLAAALEHKDIEFFSKVAAGLGEKLELSQEDLAAALLCLAQQQTPLKVEEIKLQQRDRKERGERRERDGNRGERKPRSRDRAAGPMDTYRIEVGRDHGVQVKNIVGAIANEADISSKFIGEIRLFNEHSTVQLPQNMPADTLSHFKSVHICQRPMNMSKSTHPADQARGGDSRGGDSRERKRSFKDPRSGGDKRRPEGQRRERRERKEISFS, encoded by the coding sequence ATGTCAGAACCAGTCACGTTTGAATCTTTAGACCTTTCACCTGCAATTTTAAAAGCAGTCGAAGAGCAAGGATATAAAACACCTTCTGAGATCCAAGCTCAATGTATACCGTTATTGCTAGAAAGAAAAGACGTACTGGGACTAGCGCAGACGGGTACAGGTAAAACGGCAGCATTTGCACTGCCATTGTTAAACCAAATAGACGCATCCGTTAAACAACCACAGATCCTTGTGCTTACGCCAACGCGTGAGCTAGCTATTCAAGTTGCTGAAGCATTTCAGCAATATGCTAAATATACAAAAGGCGTTGAAGTGTTAGCGCTTTATGGTGGTCAAAGCTACGGCATTCAGCTGAGTGCTCTACGCCGTGGTGCCCAAATTATTGTGGCAACACCGGGGCGTTTAATTGACCATATCAACCGCAAGACCATTGACCTTTCAGGGTTAAATGCACTTGTACTTGATGAAGCAGATGAAATGCTACGCATGGGCTTTATCGATGATGTTGAAAGCATCATGGAAAAAACCCCTGAAGAGAAGCAAACTTGTTTGTTCTCGGCAACCATGCCTAAGCAGATCCAGTCAATCTGTAATAAATATTTAGATAACGCTGAGCAAGTTAAAATCACGCCGCGTAACTCTACTGTATCGACGATCGAGCAAGTTTACTGGCGTGCAACTGCACACAAAAACAAAGCGATCGTACGCTTCTTAGAAGCGGAAGATTACGATGGCGCCATCGTGTTTGTACGTACACGTAACGATACCGTTCAGCTTGCTGAGCTGTTAGAGCGCGAAGGCTTCTCAGCCGCACCGCTTAATGGTGACATGAACCAACAAGCACGTGAACGCACCGTTGACCGCTTGAAAAATGGTCTGCTTGATATTGTTATTGCAACCGACGTTGCAGCCCGTGGCCTTGACGTTGAACGTTTGAGCCTAGTGGTTAACTATGATATCCCACAAGACAGTGAAGCCTATGTCCACCGTATTGGCCGTACAGGTCGTGCTGGTCGTCAAGGTAAAGCGATTTTGTTTGTTAAGAACAATGAGCGCTACCTACTGAAAAATATCATGCGTCACACTCGCTCTGATATTGCTCAGGTTGAACTGCCGAGTGCGAAAATTGTAGAAGAAAAACGCATTGGCGCACTAGAAACCAAACTTGCTGCAGCATTAGAGCACAAAGACATTGAGTTCTTTAGCAAAGTAGCCGCTGGTTTAGGTGAAAAGCTCGAGCTATCTCAGGAAGATTTGGCCGCTGCACTACTTTGCCTAGCACAGCAGCAAACACCATTAAAAGTGGAAGAAATTAAGCTGCAGCAGCGCGATCGTAAAGAGCGCGGTGAACGTCGTGAACGCGATGGCAACCGTGGCGAGCGCAAACCTCGTAGCCGTGACCGTGCTGCAGGCCCAATGGATACTTACCGTATCGAAGTGGGTCGTGACCACGGTGTGCAAGTGAAAAACATTGTTGGTGCCATTGCCAATGAGGCTGATATCTCTAGCAAGTTTATTGGTGAAATCCGCTTGTTCAATGAACACAGTACGGTACAACTACCACAAAACATGCCGGCAGATACGTTGTCACACTTTAAGAGTGTCCACATTTGTCAGCGCCCAATGAATATGTCGAAGAGCACCCACCCTGCCGATCAGGCACGTGGCGGAGACTCTCGAGGCGGCGATTCTCGTGAGCGTAAACGCAGCTTCAAAGACCCTCGCAGTGGCGGTGACAAACGTCGCCCTGAAGGTCAAAGAAGAGAAAGACGTGAACGAAAAGAAATTAGCTTTTCGTAA
- a CDS encoding M90 family metallopeptidase, with product MIEVVLILGLILFIALYWNFSLLQHKWWQRKYLQHTLSTMDKQVLLKYMPIYRNMTDADRAQLEKHIVWFLGEKQVLGRDGLRVTRAMQVIIAADACLLVLKQAWPLYPNVKEVLLYPSSYYAPQTSRDAAGLVSFHQAVRQGESWPGGTLVLSWHDVLEGNRLPEDGHNLVFHEFAHQLDQQTGNTNGTPLLPKGMSYKEWWRVLAKAYQQLKMQLSYNMPHVIHSYGATNEAEFFAVVTETFIEKPAALKQENPELFNLLHAYYGFNPLDWQR from the coding sequence GTGATAGAAGTAGTGCTTATTTTAGGCCTAATCCTATTTATTGCCTTGTACTGGAACTTTTCCTTGCTACAACACAAGTGGTGGCAAAGAAAATATCTGCAACACACTCTGAGCACAATGGATAAGCAGGTGTTGCTAAAATACATGCCTATTTACCGCAATATGACCGATGCCGATAGAGCGCAGCTAGAAAAGCACATAGTGTGGTTTCTAGGGGAAAAGCAGGTGCTGGGGCGAGATGGCTTAAGAGTGACCCGAGCAATGCAGGTGATCATTGCCGCCGATGCTTGCTTATTGGTACTCAAGCAAGCTTGGCCGCTCTATCCCAATGTTAAAGAGGTACTGCTTTACCCCAGCAGTTATTATGCCCCACAAACTTCTCGTGATGCAGCCGGTTTGGTCAGCTTTCACCAAGCTGTGCGACAAGGTGAGTCATGGCCTGGTGGTACTTTGGTGCTGAGCTGGCATGATGTTTTAGAAGGAAACCGTCTCCCAGAAGACGGTCATAACTTAGTATTCCATGAGTTTGCCCATCAGCTTGACCAACAAACCGGGAACACCAATGGCACTCCTTTGTTGCCTAAAGGCATGAGCTATAAAGAGTGGTGGCGGGTGTTAGCGAAGGCCTATCAGCAACTAAAAATGCAACTTTCTTATAATATGCCACACGTGATCCACTCCTATGGCGCCACCAACGAAGCGGAGTTTTTTGCGGTGGTGACCGAAACCTTTATAGAAAAGCCCGCGGCACTTAAGCAAGAGAACCCTGAGCTATTTAACCTGCTGCATGCTTATTACGGATTTAATCCGTTAGACTGGCAGCGCTAG